One Aegilops tauschii subsp. strangulata cultivar AL8/78 chromosome 7, Aet v6.0, whole genome shotgun sequence genomic window carries:
- the LOC109786651 gene encoding BTB/POZ and MATH domain-containing protein 1-like: MASACTNATTTVRSVRLFRIDGFSLVSSTMGHDECFKFRWDVDGYEWELHCFPSYFSAVWLKLMFLSDADATCNVRASLGYLLVHPGLDGLSQERRTSDVFKRPNDCTQQVYLVNKVDLPVPSRSSDDHLTVQCTITILKDLPEVTTSVPVPTSNLHLHFGELLRSGTGADVTFLVSGESFLAHKLILAARSPVLMAEFFGHMREASSPNVVIEDMEPAAFKVMLHFLYTDTVPELDHELQAVAPMAQHLLAAADRYGLDRLKVLCEGKLSGGITIDTAATTLALAEQHNCSHLKAKCIEFIISTPAVFDAVVATEGYRHLEASCPSALTSILLSMRGRRY; encoded by the coding sequence ATGGCCAGTGCCTGCACAAACGCCACCACTACCGTGCGTTCTGTGCGGCTGTTCAGGATCGACGGTTTCAGCTTGGTGTCCAGCACCATGGGCCACGACGAGTGCTTCAAATTTAGGTGGGACGTCGATGGGTACGAGTGGGAACTCCATTGCTTTCCCTCGTATTTTTCGGCGGTATGGCTCAAGCTTATGTTCCTCAGTGATGCCGACGCCACATGCAACGTGAGGGCGAGTCTGGGCTATCTCCTCGTACATCCAGGGCTGGATGGATTATCCCAAGAGAGGCGAACGTCTGATGTATTCAAGCGTCCAAATGACTGCACACAACAAGTCTACCTCGTGAATAAAGTCGATCTACCAGTGCCTAGCCGTTCGAGTGACGATCATTTGACTGTGCAGTGCACCATCACAATTCTGAAGGATCTGCCGGAAGTGACAACCTCAGTGCCCGTGCCCACCTCGAACTTGCACTTGCACTTCGGTGAGCTCCTGCGGAGTGGTACGGGAGCCGATGTCACGTTCCTCGTCTCCGGTGAGTCCTTCCTTGCTCACAAGCTCATTCTCGCTGCAAGGTCCCCTGTCCTGATGGCAGAGTTCTTCGGACACATGAGGGAGGCAAGTTCTCCAAATGTTGTGATCGAGGACATGGAGCCGGCAGCATTCAAGGTCATGCTGCACTTCCTCTACACCGACACCGTGCCTGAACTTGACCATGAGCTGCAGGCTGTGGCGCCGATGGCTCAGCATCTTCTTGCGGCTGCTGACAGGTACGGGCTGGATAGGCTCAAAGTCCTCTGCGAGGGCAAGCTCTCTGGTGGCATCACCATCGACACAGCGGCGACGACTCTGGCATTGGCTGAACAGCACAACTGCTCGCACCTCAAGGCCAAGTGCATCGAGTTCATCATCAGCACTCCTGCAGTCTTTGACGCCGTGGTTGCGACGGAGGGGTATAGGCATCTGGAGGCAAGCTGCCCTTCAGCACTTACTAGCATTCTCCTGTCTATGCGTGGGAGAAGGTACTGA